A single window of Microbacterium oryzae DNA harbors:
- a CDS encoding Fe-S oxidoreductase: MRISFPAAPAPRHWREIADLRVERGRRLDARIPAWLLDSPVSAVGYGWGTTIGWLWGALWSRGRVERREGLVVFRGLPSWAFPRGGVCVGGCFLTGDRAVSTRLLQHEAVHKRQWRRYGFLMPLLYLLAGRDPLRNRFEIEAGLEAGGYVSG; encoded by the coding sequence ATGCGCATCTCCTTCCCCGCCGCCCCCGCTCCTCGGCACTGGCGCGAGATCGCCGACCTGCGCGTCGAGCGCGGGCGCCGGCTCGACGCGCGGATTCCCGCCTGGCTGCTCGACTCGCCCGTGAGCGCGGTCGGCTACGGGTGGGGCACGACGATCGGATGGCTGTGGGGCGCCCTCTGGAGCCGCGGTCGCGTCGAGCGGCGCGAGGGTCTCGTCGTCTTCCGCGGCCTGCCGTCGTGGGCCTTCCCGCGCGGCGGCGTCTGCGTCGGCGGCTGCTTCCTCACCGGAGACCGCGCGGTGTCGACCCGGCTGCTGCAGCACGAGGCCGTGCACAAGCGGCAGTGGCGGCGCTATGGATTCCTCATGCCGCTGCTGTACCTGCTGGCAGGGCGCGACCCGCTGCGGAACCGGTTCGAGATCGAGGCGGGCCTCGAGGCGGGCGGCTACGTCAGCGGATGA
- a CDS encoding SIP domain-containing protein has product MESTEITPQHGDRVCRASRHTRVQHLITADEHSLVDLETLVATLPICSTGRIFIEVPDASWIGTVTAPARMVVTWLDRSRRSGAPGTGRACAPGQALSRAVTAWADEMMCVGDDATRVALLGGFLGTADIVEHLTGVLGTPAEAIHVPDAFAGLIR; this is encoded by the coding sequence ATGGAGAGCACCGAGATCACCCCGCAGCACGGCGACCGCGTCTGCCGCGCCTCGCGCCACACGCGGGTGCAGCACCTCATCACGGCCGACGAGCACTCGCTCGTCGATCTCGAGACGCTCGTCGCGACGCTGCCGATCTGCTCGACCGGCCGCATCTTCATCGAGGTGCCCGACGCCTCCTGGATCGGCACGGTCACCGCGCCCGCGCGCATGGTCGTCACGTGGCTCGACCGCTCCCGTCGCAGTGGCGCCCCCGGCACCGGTCGTGCGTGCGCTCCCGGTCAGGCGCTCTCGCGCGCGGTCACCGCATGGGCCGACGAGATGATGTGCGTCGGCGACGACGCCACACGCGTCGCGCTGCTGGGCGGCTTCCTCGGCACCGCCGACATCGTCGAGCACCTGACCGGCGTCCTCGGGACACCGGCCGAGGCCATCCACGTGCCCGACGCGTTCGCCGGCCTCATCCGCTGA
- a CDS encoding fumarylacetoacetate hydrolase family protein — MRLARIATADGPRFATSVEGGWQPVADPFTAFAAGSPPAVLGAPVADAELLAPTAPAVIVGIGQPASPGGRIVAWLKSPRSVVASGVDVIARRDAGRVVVEGEVALVIGRDTAGLTVDNAAEYVLGVTAVNDVSSPDREDPKNFEVKGGRGYTPLGPWIETEFDLDRVDMSVRIDGVERVRTGSHELAASAAECLAYVTHWVELGPGDIVMTGAPRSAFAIEPEALVEIDVAGVPLRTRFR; from the coding sequence ATGAGGCTCGCGCGCATCGCCACCGCCGACGGGCCCCGGTTCGCCACGTCGGTCGAGGGCGGCTGGCAGCCGGTCGCCGACCCTTTCACGGCGTTCGCGGCGGGCTCGCCTCCCGCGGTGCTCGGCGCGCCCGTGGCCGATGCGGAGCTCCTCGCGCCCACAGCACCCGCCGTCATCGTGGGCATCGGGCAGCCGGCCTCCCCAGGCGGCCGCATCGTCGCGTGGCTGAAGAGCCCCCGCTCGGTCGTCGCGAGCGGCGTCGACGTCATCGCGCGTCGCGACGCGGGGCGGGTCGTGGTCGAGGGCGAGGTGGCTCTGGTGATCGGCCGCGACACCGCCGGCCTCACCGTCGACAACGCCGCGGAGTACGTGCTCGGCGTGACGGCGGTGAACGACGTCTCCAGCCCCGACCGCGAGGACCCGAAGAACTTCGAGGTGAAGGGCGGGCGCGGCTACACGCCCCTCGGCCCGTGGATCGAGACCGAGTTCGATCTGGATCGCGTGGACATGTCGGTGCGCATCGACGGCGTCGAGCGCGTGCGCACCGGCTCCCATGAGCTCGCCGCATCCGCGGCGGAGTGCCTCGCCTACGTGACCCACTGGGTCGAGCTGGGGCCGGGCGACATCGTGATGACGGGCGCGCCGCGGTCCGCCTTCGCCATCGAGCCGGAAGCGCTCGTCGAGATCGACGTCGCCGGCGTCCCCCTCCGCACCCGCTTCCGCTGA
- a CDS encoding IclR family transcriptional regulator, which yields MPATPDRDPAPAVTRALRVLTALAESGGAPMTLSELARAVGIAKSSAANLCSALEEGGMIERDARGYRLGRRTAELGGAFALQFNQVREFFAVCAASEVLRGEVVQIAMLDGAEALYLARHEGRAPHRLGTPLGSRIPAAQSATGRALLMGIDDREIADLLPAEAFAPVTEHSVTGLAELTAVLAVARDRGYAVDENSSFVGLTGVAVPLAPWNPSDPPLAMGAALPSRTASAERVAQVGEALLQAAALLTNPLAARA from the coding sequence ATGCCCGCCACCCCCGACCGCGATCCCGCCCCCGCCGTCACCCGAGCGCTGCGGGTCCTCACCGCGCTGGCCGAATCGGGCGGCGCCCCGATGACCCTCAGCGAGCTCGCCCGCGCGGTCGGCATCGCGAAGTCCTCCGCGGCCAACCTCTGCTCCGCCCTCGAGGAGGGCGGGATGATCGAGCGCGATGCGCGCGGCTACCGACTGGGCAGGCGCACGGCCGAGCTGGGCGGCGCATTCGCCCTGCAGTTCAATCAGGTGCGCGAGTTCTTCGCGGTGTGCGCGGCGTCCGAGGTGCTGCGCGGCGAGGTCGTCCAGATCGCCATGCTCGACGGCGCGGAGGCGCTCTATCTCGCGCGCCACGAGGGGCGCGCGCCGCACCGTCTCGGCACGCCGCTCGGATCGCGCATCCCCGCCGCCCAGAGCGCGACCGGGCGCGCGCTGCTCATGGGGATCGACGACCGCGAGATCGCCGACCTGCTCCCGGCGGAGGCGTTCGCCCCCGTCACCGAGCACAGCGTCACCGGGCTCGCCGAGCTCACGGCCGTGCTCGCGGTTGCGCGCGACCGCGGATACGCCGTGGACGAGAACAGCTCCTTCGTCGGCCTCACCGGCGTCGCGGTGCCGCTCGCGCCGTGGAACCCGAGCGATCCTCCGCTCGCGATGGGCGCCGCCCTGCCGTCACGGACCGCCTCCGCCGAGCGCGTCGCCCAAGTGGGCGAGGCCCTGCTGCAGGCGGCGGCGCTGCTGACGAACCCGCTCGCCGCGCGCGCCTGA
- a CDS encoding MFS transporter: MSTVTNPTSFQDDPEYAANLRRATLASSVGSALEYFDFALYGLMTALVFNRLFFNPDDPAIGLIGAFAVYGVGFVARPFGGFFFGTIGDRLGRKWVLVVTILLMGGASTAIGLLPTYDVVGAWAAVLLVVMRLLQGFGAGAEQAGATVLMAEYAPVRRRGFFSALPFIGIQAGTLLAAVVFSALSLMPEDAFLAWGWRLPFLSSFLLILIALFIRLRLRETPTFIELEKHEQVASHPFREIFSSGMPGVIAGIGLRMAENGGSYIFQNVSLAFVAGTFIANPVDRGIATWGVTLGSLIGIFSVPLTGAISDRVGRRPVYRFGAVFMLLFAFPAWWMLSLGNPVLTIAVIAIGLGVAVNSMLGPQCALLPEMFGNRHRYLGVAMAREISAVLAGGLAGVLGTWLLTLTDGNWVVMGLYLATLAAITTASTFLIPETRSRDLLRTEDALRLSTNEKDTGLVSVVVADGR, from the coding sequence GTGAGCACGGTCACGAACCCGACGAGCTTCCAGGACGACCCGGAGTACGCCGCGAACCTGCGGCGCGCGACACTGGCCTCCAGTGTCGGCAGCGCGCTGGAGTACTTCGACTTCGCCCTCTACGGTCTGATGACCGCGCTGGTCTTCAACCGCCTGTTCTTCAACCCGGATGATCCGGCCATCGGACTCATCGGGGCGTTCGCGGTCTACGGCGTGGGCTTCGTGGCGCGCCCGTTCGGCGGCTTCTTCTTCGGCACCATCGGCGACCGTCTCGGTCGCAAGTGGGTGCTCGTCGTGACCATCCTCCTCATGGGCGGCGCCTCGACCGCGATCGGACTGCTCCCCACCTATGACGTCGTGGGCGCGTGGGCGGCGGTCCTCCTCGTCGTCATGCGCCTGCTGCAGGGCTTCGGCGCGGGCGCCGAGCAGGCGGGAGCGACGGTCCTCATGGCCGAGTACGCGCCCGTCCGCCGGCGCGGCTTCTTCTCCGCGCTGCCGTTCATCGGGATCCAGGCCGGCACCCTGCTCGCGGCGGTCGTCTTCTCCGCGCTCTCGCTGATGCCGGAGGACGCGTTCCTCGCGTGGGGCTGGCGCCTGCCGTTCCTGTCCTCGTTCCTGCTGATCCTCATCGCCCTGTTCATCCGCCTGCGGCTGCGCGAGACGCCGACCTTCATCGAGCTCGAGAAGCACGAGCAGGTCGCGTCGCACCCGTTCCGCGAGATCTTCTCGAGCGGCATGCCCGGCGTGATCGCGGGCATCGGCCTTCGGATGGCCGAGAACGGCGGGTCGTACATCTTCCAGAACGTGTCGCTCGCCTTCGTCGCCGGCACCTTCATCGCAAACCCGGTCGACCGCGGCATCGCGACCTGGGGCGTGACGCTCGGCTCGCTCATCGGCATCTTCTCGGTGCCGCTGACGGGCGCGATCTCCGACCGCGTCGGCCGCCGCCCGGTCTACCGCTTCGGCGCCGTGTTCATGCTCCTGTTCGCCTTCCCCGCGTGGTGGATGCTCTCCCTGGGCAACCCCGTCCTGACGATCGCCGTCATCGCCATCGGCCTCGGCGTCGCCGTCAACTCGATGCTCGGCCCCCAGTGCGCGCTGCTGCCGGAGATGTTCGGCAACCGCCACCGCTACCTGGGCGTCGCGATGGCGCGCGAGATCTCGGCGGTGCTCGCGGGCGGACTCGCGGGCGTGCTCGGCACCTGGCTGCTCACCCTCACCGACGGCAACTGGGTCGTCATGGGCCTGTACCTCGCGACGCTGGCGGCGATCACCACGGCCTCCACATTCCTCATCCCGGAGACGCGCAGCCGCGACCTGCTCCGCACCGAGGACGCCCTGCGCCTGTCCACGAACGAGAAGGACACCGGCCTCGTGTCGGTCGTCGTGGCGGACGGCCGATGA
- a CDS encoding carboxymuconolactone decarboxylase family protein produces the protein MSEQRVHLSKSAIEAYRALEAFSQTVGRIAADYGIDDRLKELVMLHCSQLNRCAYCLRIHTDRALAAGLTADEITQVSAWRDSGVFTDRERAALELAEAHTFIHREGISDEVYERVGGVLTEKEYVGVSWLSVSINAFNRITIAGRYPVPPRKPAA, from the coding sequence ATGAGCGAGCAGCGCGTGCATCTGTCCAAGTCGGCGATCGAGGCGTACCGGGCGCTGGAGGCGTTCTCGCAGACGGTGGGACGCATTGCGGCGGACTACGGCATCGACGACCGGCTCAAGGAGCTCGTCATGCTGCACTGCTCGCAGCTCAATCGCTGCGCGTACTGCCTGCGCATCCACACCGATCGCGCGCTCGCCGCCGGGCTCACCGCCGACGAGATCACTCAGGTCTCCGCCTGGCGCGATTCGGGGGTGTTCACCGACCGGGAGCGCGCGGCTCTCGAACTCGCCGAGGCGCACACCTTCATCCACCGGGAGGGCATCTCCGACGAGGTGTACGAGCGGGTCGGCGGCGTGCTCACGGAGAAGGAGTACGTCGGTGTGAGCTGGCTCAGCGTGTCGATCAACGCGTTCAACCGCATCACCATCGCCGGCCGCTACCCGGTGCCGCCGCGCAAGCCCGCCGCCTGA